The Primulina tabacum isolate GXHZ01 chromosome 10, ASM2559414v2, whole genome shotgun sequence region CACAAGGAGAAGGCCGTTCGCCGCCACCCGTACGTTTTTATTTCTATTACcttttttgttttgattttttaatttttgttttcaattttTCAACTTGTAATCATATATTCTAATTTGTTAATTAAGTATGTTTCTAGTTAAATTTTGTTCTTCTGCTCCGTTTGGTTCGCTGACGCGAAATTTGGGTTTTTGGCTTTTGTGTATGTGAGTGTATTAGGGTCTTTTGGAAGCTCATTTCTTTCGTTAATTATTTGTTAGAATGAGGGTAGGAGTTTTTCTTTTGAGTTATGCTGGTTTCTGAGAGTGTGGATCGAAAATTTGCAGCAAAGAGGAGAAGCCGGAGGAGCCGGAGCTTCCAAGGTACAGGGACAGAGCGAAGGAGCGAAGAGAGGATCAGAATCCCGATTACGAGATAACTGAATTGACGTCCTTTCACGCTGTTGCACCCCCAGGAACTGttgatctcttgtgagacactGCCAAATTTTGTCTCGGTATTTTGTTTGTTAAgattgttttatttttgtgtGTCTAATTAACCATGCATCTGGTATTAAAGGTCTGCCGATGCCAATAAGTTATCTATTGAGAAGAGCAAGTATCTTGGAGGTATGAATTTTTAGATTGTTGGCTAATTCTTGAATACATGCTAAAATGAAATCCTTTGTATGCGaattttatgtttatattttaGTTCGTTATGGAAGATAAATAACTATTCAGCTACTTCTGTAGGCAAGAATAAAGAGAACAAGTGAATTTTGTTATTGTCTGTCCGTTGGTCTTTCTTGGCCTTTGTTAGTTTGACCTACCTAGATAAACTCGACCCAGCTAAATTTATTTTGGATGAACTTACAAATATGTCGAGCTTGAATTTTTTACTTCTTATATTGATCTTCGATGAGATGAAGATGGGACAATGTTAGAAATGCATAAAAAATGCTTTTGGATGTTATATTGATGTGTAAACGAATTTTTTGAAGCTTTAAAGGTACTTAAACATCATGGAATTAGTATGATGAAAGATGTTGCCCACGCTTGGTTTCTTTTCCAGCGCCTGTgggtatatttttttaaaattttaaactataATGTTGTGTGTTGGAATATGAGAATAGTTTTTTTGGATTTGATGATCATGTTGGGCAGGGGGTAAAAGTGAAATGGAAATGAGGTTTTAAGAAAGAAAGTTAAAGCGAGATGGTAATAGTTTTCATTTTTGgatatataatatgttttaGAAATTGAAATAGAACACAGCCTTAGCTTTTAGAGCTTCCCCTTCTCTTGAAGAATAAATTTAAGTAGGGCATCTTTGAACTATTGTATCCAAACAAAAATTTATTTGTACTTCTTTTAAAATAACACTTTGAAAGTCATGCTTAATATTTTACTTTTTTAAGCTTAGTGTTTTGTATCTAAACATACCCAAATTTGGGTGTTTGGACTTGAGCAGCTCAacttattttattcaattttacTGAGACTGAGTTTGATGAACGGAAACATAATTTGGAATGGATTTTCATTGATTTTGTATTTCCATTCATTCTCCTATAGTAATTCCTCGGTCGCACCTTACTGTCATTGTTTTCGTCCTTGAAAGCCAAGACCAAATTTCAAATTAAGTGTTTAAATCCCACTGTTTGAGTTTGTTAGGGTTTTCTGTATGCTTTAGTCATCAAGGGTAATCACAGATTCTTTTATTTGCAAAAACCTTTACTAAATTTGCCTCCATACCAACTTTATGTTACTTGTACAGTTGAATTTGTAAACCATGGGTCGAATTCAAATGGTTTTTGTTCAAATCTGTAACTCCTGTGGTGATTATGCATTTGAATATATTGGCGTTTTTAAACTACTTTTATCTCCAAAACATGGAATTTAATGATACTTTGACTCTAATAATATGGGGTTGTCTCCATCATCATGAAAACTCTTATAAttggtttattcttgattgtctCATGGAAAATGAATCTGGATGTGGCTATTGCATTGTTTTAGTGGACTTCAATAATGGGTGGGTGATTGTTTTGATCAGGTGATGTCGAACACACACATTTGGTGAAGGGGTTGGATTATGCTTTGCTTCATAAAGTGCGAAGTGAAATAGACAAGAAGCCTGATGTTGGAGAAGAGACTGATGGAAAATACAAGTAAGTGTGTCTTTGTTTTGCTTCCAAGCACATTGAAAATTTGTTGCACGTGTTTTTACTTCTGGGTCTGAGTTTGTTGTCTTGGGAAACCACTTACATGAAAATACTCTGCTAGATTATTAAACTTTCTTGTCTTTCCTTTTTATTTTGGTTATCCCGGTAACGTAGAAAACATGGCAATGGATTTTTTTTTGGGTACAGACTGGAAAATTATTCTCTTTTGGGAAGCCTGTGTAAGACTCGGCTTAGTGCTTAGCTGTATCTTATTTgccaaaaatatgttttgcGCTGGATGACATCTTCCTAAACTTGTTCCAAAAATTATTGGTTACCTGTTAAGAAATACAAGGATCTAAAAAGTGTGAAGGAGGATCTCAAAGAACAAGCATTAATCTCTTTACAAGTTTGATGGAGGTAGTTGAACAGGACTATCTTTGTCGAGAATTGCAAACACTGATACTTTCTTGAATCTTATGCTGAACCATCTCTTTTAACAAACAGAGTCGACGACTGTATAGCATCTCCTTAAAGACCATCAAGGATAAACATTTTATTGATATAATTTGGATCATGTTTCTTTGCAGTACAACCACAGGATAAGGTTTTGTTTAGAAGTTTCTTAACTTGCAAGTTGTAACCAGATAATTGATAAAATGAATGTGCTGTATACACGCAGTCAAGCACTAGGTGCAAATTAAATGATATTCTTAAATTTCTGTTTTCATTGACTTGTGGACTAAGAATATCTCGTGTTAACAGAGGATCAAAAGATGATAAACCAGTAGCTTTCCGAACTGCATCAGCAAAGGTGTGCACATATTTGTCTGGTTGTTATTTATTTTTCGAATTGCTGGATAATTTTGTTCTTTTGAAATAGCtgcaattatttttgttacagTCGGTTTATCAGTGGATAGTGAAGCCACAAACTTCCATCAAGACCAATGAAATGTTCCTCCCTGGACGAATGTCGTTCATATTTAACATGGTGACGATTTGTATATTTTTACGTTTGGTTATTTGTAGCTTATGAAGTTTTCCTTCTCTAATTGAATGAAATTGTGATTTGTGAGCTACCTCTATTAAAAAAACATTGCTTATGTGGCAGGAAAATGGGTTTTCCCATGATATTCCAACCACTATGCACAGAAGTAAAGCTGATTGTCCTGTTCCCGAGGTAtgaattttggtttttttttggCAGTCGATCTTCTTTATATGTTTTTTGtgagaattattttcttttttttcccaGGAAATGGTTACTGTCAGTGTTGATGGTTCAGTCTTAGATCGTATTGCCAAAATTATGTCATATCTTCGTCTAGGATCGTCTGGAAAAGTTctcaaaaagaagaagaaagataaagattcgaaaGGTGCTTTACATAAGTTTGCAGAACGTGATCCCAGTTTTTACATTTTTGTGCATATGATATTATTGGAGATGATCCTTGTAGTTCGCTATCGATCATTTTCAGTCATGAATATTCACTACACTGACAAATTATTTAAGTACTCCCTGTAGTTAGTGCTAATCTAGGTCATTATTACGTAAAAGTGTCGGACAGAATAATGATTCCATATATAACACGGATGCAGCATCACATTTTCTTATTTGCCACCTTTCTTAttcagtttattttttttatgcccGCTCTTATATTTCTAAATGGTATAATTGTCTTTTATAATGTGGAATTGTAATATTCAGGGAAGCCATCAACTGTTTCTAATGGACACGAGGAAGATGAGAAATTGCCAAAATCTGATTTGCTGAAGAATCAAAATGGAAGGGAAATTCtaccaccacctcctagaaagAACCATATTGATCCAAAAGATAAACAGGTCCCAGCTGCTGTTAGGAAGGAAGAGGAGGATATTTTTGTTGGGGATGGCGTAGATTACTCTATTCCTGGTAAGGATATGAGCCAAAGCCCAATTTCAGAGGACATGGAAGAATCCCCTCGGAATAAAGAGAGAACTTCCTACTTCACTGAACCTGCCTATGGTCCAGTTCCTCCCTCTGAACTATCTCATGGCTGGCAACAGACAGTGAGTGCCTTGGGTTTCAGTTTTGCATAAATAGTAACTTTATTATACCTTGTCCACCTCGCTTAAATTTTCTACCCTTTATTTTTAAAGTTCCACTTTTCTTAAAAGTTCTGTTTCTTCTTCAGAACGGATATGATGCATTGCAAGCTCAAGCATTGGCTGGTGGCTATCAAGGAGAGTGGCAGGACTATCAATATGCTGAACAACTTGTGTACCCTGAGCAATATCTACAGCAAGAAATTCAGGCATATGAAATGCAAGGTGGAGTAGATGTTCAACTCGAACCACAGTTGATGACTCAGGAAGAGAAGGATAGAGGCTTAGGATCCGTGTTTAAGAGGGACGATCAGCGACTCCAACAACTAAGGGAGAAAGATGCCCGAGAGAAGGATCCAAATTTTATTTCCGAGAGTTACTCTGAGTGCTACCCGGGTTACCAAGAATATAACCGGGCAGTTGTTGacagtgatgatgatgatgatttatCCAAAATGGATATGGGAGGACGAGTAAGTATTTTTCTTCTGTTACCAAATATGAACAGAAATCAACACTacatatatccttgactgggttCACAAAAAACCTTTGTTATGGCTTTATTTCAGCTTTGATTTGTGCGACAAACAGTTCTGATTTTTTTGGGATGGTAAAACAAGTTCGGCATTTTCTTTTAACTTTTGCAGGCGAAGGGACGACTCCACCGGTGGGACTTTGAGACAGAAGAAGAATGGGCAAAATACAATGAGCAGAAAGAGGCCATGCCTAAAGCTGCATTCCAGTTTGGTGTGAAGATGCAAGACGGGCGGAAGACCCGAAAACAGAATAGAGATCAGAAACTTAACAACGACCTGCACAAGATAAACCGAATTCTTGCCAGAAAGAACTCGGAGAAGGGAGAGAGAAACGATGATGGAGGGGTGTACGACGATGACTCGCATCCTGGAAAGAAGCTTAGAATATGAAGTGCGAAACTATTTTCAGGGTAATATGTTATGCAGAGTTTTTGTGTCGTTTTGTGTAATTTAGCGTTTGGTTCGTGGAaaaagggctgaaaatttgtgTTCTCCTCAATGTTGGTTTTGTGTCTGTTTTGGACGGTAAAAATATGGGCttttttactaatttttagtgTTATGAATGGCGGTCGAGAAGGTTATTTAGGCGGTAGGCGTCTCTCGAGCATCTTATGCTCTTGTCTAGGACGGCTTTTATATGTGGTTCGGGGCTATCCGGTGGGCAAGGTGGTCAATGTGGTCAGTGATTTTAAAATCTTAGTTAACTATGGAAGTCagttaattttaaaaaacaatcaatttaaaaaatcatatataataaaaacaatttcactcttttttgaatttattttttgtttatagtGTTTTCCACTATCAATAATCGTTTGTTTAAAACAGTCTTTGGTGGTTGTTATCTCTTACGATTTTAATTAtcttgtttgtttatatttatatattatatgtatttTGTTAAGATTGTATTATATTGtttgtgttgtgaaaaagtaaaaatttatgataaaaaataaaaatctcaaactctcaaaatttatcaaactacacactttataatatttttctctctactcaattgtgaatttcttcacaaatggtgaggctatttatagaatttttttacaaataatccaaaaataaaatacatcattacctacatcatcacacactaattttcaatatttacaactcttattttcaacattcaaatattcaacattcaaatattcaatacacacattttaaatattatttttcaacatttaaatatattatttttaacactccctcttgtgatgatgatcatgatacgatgatgtcttcattacgtgtttttgtactgcctcgttaaaaaccttactaggaaaaacccattgggataaaaatcatagtaagggaaaaagagtgcagtcacgtaaactccccctcatgttgacacgaacaattcttcacaaatttcgtagattgcgcatcctaatattatatatgtgctttctgaatattgacgtaggaagtgcctttgtgaagagatctgatgagttttcacttgattgaatgtgacgaacatcaatacatttattcttctctagctctttggtgaatgcgaagaacttaggaggaatatgtttagttctgtcgctttttatgtatccctctttcatttgagtaacacatgcagcattatcttcatatagtatcacaggcttctcgtcgaatgataatccgcatgagatttggatatgttgggtcattgattttaaccacacacattcacggcttgcttcatgtagtgcaataatctcggcaaggtttgatgaagttgttacgagtgtttgtttctgtgaacgccaagaaattgcagtgcctccacgagtaaatacatatccagtttgagaACGTGTCTTGTGtagatcagataagtatccagcatcagcataaccaattatacttggattagcatcttttgaatataaaagtcccaagtctgtcgttcctcgtagataacggaatatatgtttaattccgttccagtgtctctttgttagatatgtgctaaatcttgccaacaaatttacggcaaaagatatatcaggtcttgtacaatttgtaagatacataagggcatcgataacacttagatatggtacttctggaccaagaatatcttcatcatcttcacatggacggaatggatccttttctatgtttaataatctaacaaccattgaagtacttaaaggatttgatttatccatattaaaacgtttaaggatcttttctgtataatttgtctggtgaacaaatattccacattctttttgttcaatttgtaaacccagacaatactggGTTTtttcaagatccttcatttcaaattcttccttcaagtatgacacaacttcttgaatttccttattcgttccaatgatgtttaaatcataaacatatacagcaataattatgcatccggatgttgttttcttaatgaaaacacaagggcatattgaattatttacatccctttttcatcaagtgatcacttagtcgattataccacattcgaccggattgctttaacccatataatgatctttgtaatttcacagaataacattctctgggttttgaacattgtgcttcaggcatcttaaatccttcagggattttcatatatatattactatcaagtgatccatataagtaagctgtaacaacatccataagacgtatgtctaaattttcagataccgccaagctaatcaaataccgaaacgtaattccatccatcacgggagaatacgtttcttcataatcaattccaggcctttgagaaaaaccttgcgcaacaagtcgagctttatatcttactatttcatttttctcatttcgctttcgaataaaaactcatttgtatccaacaggttttacatcttcaggtgtaaggactataggtccaaaaacattacgtttatttagcgaatccaat contains the following coding sequences:
- the LOC142505591 gene encoding suppressor of mec-8 and unc-52 protein homolog 2-like, translated to MSSKRNHKEKAVRRHPKEEKPEEPELPRYRDRAKERREDQNPDYEITELTSFHAVAPPGTVDLLSADANKLSIEKSKYLGGDVEHTHLVKGLDYALLHKVRSEIDKKPDVGEETDGKYKGSKDDKPVAFRTASAKSVYQWIVKPQTSIKTNEMFLPGRMSFIFNMENGFSHDIPTTMHRSKADCPVPEEMVTVSVDGSVLDRIAKIMSYLRLGSSGKVLKKKKKDKDSKGKPSTVSNGHEEDEKLPKSDLLKNQNGREILPPPPRKNHIDPKDKQVPAAVRKEEEDIFVGDGVDYSIPGKDMSQSPISEDMEESPRNKERTSYFTEPAYGPVPPSELSHGWQQTNGYDALQAQALAGGYQGEWQDYQYAEQLVYPEQYLQQEIQAYEMQGGVDVQLEPQLMTQEEKDRGLGSVFKRDDQRLQQLREKDAREKDPNFISESYSECYPGYQEYNRAVVDSDDDDDLSKMDMGGRAKGRLHRWDFETEEEWAKYNEQKEAMPKAAFQFGVKMQDGRKTRKQNRDQKLNNDLHKINRILARKNSEKGERNDDGGVYDDDSHPGKKLRI